The nucleotide sequence ggtggcaccatcagactgtcTGTACTTTACGGgtagacactccgccggtgaagtttctaacccttgctcaaatatgccaaccaccaagtgtatcaccttgtgcatatgtgtgttagcatattttcacaaacatttcaagggtgttagcactccactagattctaaatacatatgcaatgaattagagcatctagtggcactttgataaccgtatttcgatacgagtttcaccccttttaatagtatggctattgaacctgaatgtgatcacactcactaagtgtcttgatcaccgaaacaaaatagctcctaccatttatacctttgccttgagccttttgtttttctctttcttcttttcaagtccaagcacttgatcatttccatggcatcaccatcatcatgtcatgatcttcatttgctccaccacttggactagtgctacctatctcataatcacttttgataaactaggttagcacttagggttttatcaattcaccaaaactaaactagagctttcagacgtCCAACAACTTGTTGGGTGAGGGCGGCGCACGGTCCTGGCCAGCCGACCAGGGCCAACGGAGCAGGCGCCGGGCGAATCAGAGCAGCAGTCGAAgggggcggtggcggtggcggtgcacCATGAACACTTGTACTGAAGCGACAAAATTATGTGGAACTAGGCGCGAGAAACACAAACCTGATCAGGATCCTGGAGCTACGCACTGTAGATGAGAGACCGAGTGGGAGACGTACCGGCGCTAAAGGTGCATTGACATGGTTGCCGGTGCTGAAAATCGTGGCCATGTTGAGCAGTTTATTGGAGTCGTAGGGCGCCAATCGGAGGACATCGAATGGCTGCACAGTCTTGGAGGCGTCGTCATGTTCCCGTTGGGATCTGACCGGCGTCGGGAGTGGGAGCATCCTCAGATTCAGCGATGGTTGGGTGTGGGGTGGGCGGCATCGGAGTCCGCGACGAGGGTCGAGCAGGGGTGGCGCGGCATCGACGGCGACGGTGGCGAGGGCATGTGCGATGGGCTATGGAGAGGGACGGAGGAGCGAGGGCGACGCACCATGGGATTGCGAGTGGAGAACGCCCCTTCCTTTTTACAAAGCCTCGGGTGGTGAGCGTCTTCTAGGTGGGCGTCTGCCACGGGGGGCCGCAGCGCCGTGTCACCCCGCCGCCATCGCGTTGCCGATCTGGAAAGGAGATGGATCGGCACGGAGGGGTCGCGAGCGTGGAGGGAGGCTGCGGGCGTGCGAGGCTGGCGGCGGGGGGAGGATGGAGTGTTGCGCGTGATGCGGTATCGCACGGACGGGAAGGAGGAGCGACAAAAAAAAAGTCGCACGAAAAAATAGTCttacttttattctttttagttgtaggagaaaaAATAGGGCTGGACGCTCCCCGATGCCCAGGCAAATAGGGATGGCATTTGGGAGGACCTGAATTCAAACTTGAAAAATCTCAAACGTAAAGAGGAAAAGACATGGGCCTGATATCTGGCCCAGATGGGCCGACGGACCATGGATCATTCCCAAAACTGTGAGGAGCCCACCAGGCCGTCACCAGTCAGACTCGACGCTACCAGTCTACCAGCTTCCAGGCTGTCGTGGGCTTGTGGCGCTGCGGCAGACGGACGCCAGGATTTCCATTAAAAAACCTCGGCCGAAACCTCAAAACCCTACTCCCGTCTCCTCTCAGATCTCTTCCCCTCTCTCACACTTGAAGCCCTAGCTCCGCCCAGCCCCCAACCATGGCGTCGATGATGGTAAGCGCCGCCTCCACGGAGCCCTAACCCCCAATCAGCTGGCGCCTCCGCCCTCGCACGCAAGCTCCGATTCGCTGATCCTGATGGCCGTGCTGACGCTTTCGTTGGTGTTCCGCAGCAACCGCAGATCATCCTGCTCAAGGAGGGCACGGACACGTCGCAGGGGCGCGCGCAGGTGGTGAGCAACATCAACGCGTGCACGGCGGTGGGCGACACCGTGCGGACCACGCTGGGGCCCCGGGGGATGGACAAGCTCATCCACGACGACAAGGGCGGAGTCACCATCTCCAATGACGGCGCCACCATCATGCGCCTTCTCGACATCGTGCACCCCGCCGCCAAGATCCTTGTCGACATCGCCAAGTCACAGGACTCCGAGGTATCCATCTAGATACAAATCTTTACCTGGAGCTCTGGAAACCTGCCTCATTGCGATCTATTAGATTTTGCATTACTTTGGCTATGGTAGTTGCCACTGTGGGCTGACAGTTAAGAAAATAAGAACCCTTATCAATTAATCCTAAACCATTTCGTGACATTTAATCTTAGTGAAGTAGGATCGGTTTGTTATGGTGTGATAGGCACACGATTTTGGTGGAATGGCTCATAAATTCATAGTTTAGTCATGGATGGTCTGCGCGGTTGAGGCATAAGCCAAGGAATTGCAATTTGAATAGTGGGAATGATGACAGGCCAAATCCATTACTAGCCAACCCACTGATCTCTTCTGTTGGGACTAAGATATGTCCAGTGTTATCTACAGGCATTTGGCTCAATGCAATAGTGTCTTTGAGATTTTGTGCCACGACATTTTTGttgtattttttattttcttattatttgtttcatttcttttcttttcaccgGCTTTTAAGAGCTTTGTCGCTTCACTTTGAGTCGTACAAACCTACGTTAAACGAATGAATTTGACATTCACAGAAGTTTCTTATTTTCTGTTTTAATCTTTCTTGCAGTTTTTATTTGCAAGCATCAAATTTTATGTATCACAACAATTGAGTTTACCTCTAGTTCTGTGTTCCTTTTATAAAGCGATGATGCTGTATAATTGACTTGCAGTTTTGGCTTCCGTTTTTTTTTGCTGGATTTATGTTTGTTGGACTATGGAACTTGGACATGCATGTTAAGCTCAACCTTAAATTTCTTACTCAGGTTGGTGATGGGACAACTACTGTGGTGCTTCTAGCTGCAGAATTCTTGAAGGAAGCAAAACCTTATATTGAGGATGGGGTGCACCCCCACAGTCTAATTCGCAGTTATAGAACTGCAGGCAATATGGTCTGTAACTACCATCTTCTTTCTTAACAGCCAACCTTTTGATTCTCTGCAACTATTTTCTGAAGTTCATTATTCATTAACATGAATTCTGTCAGGCAATTCAAAGGGTTAAAGAGCTGGCAGTTAGCATTGAAGGAAAAGGCCTTGAAGAGAAGAAAACATTGCTAGCCAAGTGTGCTGCTACAACACTCTCTTCAAAACTTATAGGCGGTGAAAAGGAATTCTTTGCTTCTATGGTTGTGGATGCTGTCCTTGCCATTGGCAATGATGACAGGCTTAATCTTATCGGGATTAAGAAGGTAATTATTGCAATGTTCACTTCCAAGATGTTGTTCTGGGTTGAAAAGTCTTAAGATATTATCTCTTGATATCATTTTGATTTGACTTTGTAACTGATATTAAGGATTGATTACTGGGCATCAAGTAAACAAATATTTTCATCTAGAAGGGTTGTACCATTCTTTATGTTTTAAGCTGTTGAAGGGACATACTTGGGATTCAGGAGCTATAAGATAAACCATTTTTGCCTAAAGAAAATAAGCTAGCCGTTTAGTTATCGATTTTGTTCCACAAGGCTCCCAGGGTTGATCCATAAAACAAAGCTTTTAGTATGCAGAATGTAAGGAATTCGTTTAAGGGGAAAAAAAACTATGCTAGGATATATGTTACAAATTTAATGATGAACCCAGCACCGATTGCCATTAATTTTTAATAGCTCTGATGCTTTTCATTGCTTTATTTTCCCTTCGATTATAGGATTTTCATACTAGGAATGCCATGTAATATAGTATACATTTGATTTTTCACTATAAGACATTAACTCCTGATATTTTGATGTATCTTAGGTTCCTGGAGGTACCATGAGAGATTCTTTTCTGGTGAATGGTGTTGCGTTCAAGAAGACATTTTCGTATGCTGGATTTGAGCAACAACCAAAGAAGTTCCTGAATCCGAAGATTCTTTTGTTAAACATTGAACTAGAATTGAAATCTGAGAAGGAAAATGCAGAGATCAGGTATCCATACTGATTCACTCAAGCCCCACCTGCTACAGAACAGAATGTGTGCTCCATTCTTTACTTATGTTTATGCTTTTCAATGTTTGCTTATGCTGGCTCTATGTTTCCAACATACCTGTAGGTTATCTGACCCTCTGCAATACCAATCAATTGTTGATGCTGAATGGAACATTATTTATGACAAACTGGATAAATGTGTGAAAAGTGGAGCGAAGATAGTTCTGTCTCGGCTAGCTATTGGTGATCTTGCAACACAGGTAgcctgatgtttttatttatccAAATAACCTTCTGCTCTTCTGTAATGTACTTCTGCAGCCAATCTCAGATAATTTGGGTCTATACAGTATTTCGCAGATCGAGACATTTTCTGCGCTGGTCGTGTCACAGAAGAAGATTTGCAACGTGTTGCTGCAGCAACTGGTGGAACTGTTCAAACTTCTGTAAATAATGTCATTGATGAGGTAAGCATGACATTTTTTATTTGCTTGTGATCTGTTGAATTGTCTTTTTTGATGTATTGTTGACTGGAAATTTAGGGTTAATGTCAGCTACCTGGTGCTgagtgcaagctcatttctttctctttttttttcttttgtaaagGTACTTGGTTCCTGTGAGGTCTTCGAGGAAAAGCAAGTAGGCAATGAAAGGTTCAACATATTTAGCGGCTGCCCTTCTGGTCAGACAGCAACTATTGTGCTCCGTGGTGGTGCAGACCAGGTCTTCTATTGATACACTTCTGTTAGCCATCATCTGTTTTTAACAACATGTTATGAATGTCCTTACATTTCTTTTGTTCTGTGCTAGTTCATTGAGGAAGCTGAACGGAGTCTCCATGATGCCATCATGATTGTGAGGAGAGCACTTAAGAACTCGACAGTTGTGCCGGGTGGTGGTGCTATTGATGTATGTCTGGTGGTCAACATGTCAACATGAATGATTCAGCAGTTCATAGAATTTTATGCTGATTTTTTATGTTTTGTGTAGATGGAAATAAGCAAGTATCTCAGGCAGCATGCGCGGACAATTGCTGGGAAGTCTCAGTTCTTTGTAAATTCGTTTGCTAAAGCCCTCGAGGTACAATATTCCTGGTCCATACTTTTCCTTACTGGATTCAGGATTGTGCTTTTATTTATGCACTGCACTCAAAGCTTTCCACTAACTTCTTAAGGATACAATAAATGTGCTGCTGCTGGTTTTAAGTTGTATTTAATGTTCTGTCAAAAAGGGCTATATTGTTGATCAACTATTTGTTTCTGATCACTTACATGTTACGTCTTATATGTGCAACGTTGTATCCACTCATTTAGCCATTTTCAATAAAATCATCCTGCAGGTTATTCCACGTCAACTTTGTGATAATGCTGGATTTGACGCTACTGACGTTCTCAATAAGCTCAGGCAGAAACACGCATCTGGTTGGTTTtcttaagttttattttgaacttAGTCTACACTTTTATTCATGATAGTACAGTTGTGAAGCAGAAAGCTATCTATTTTACTGATGCGTGATTCATGGCTAATTTGTTCAGGTGAAGGTGCTAATTATGGTGTAGACATAAACACTGGCGGAATTGCTGATTCCTTTGCGAACTTTGTGTGGGAACCTGCTGTTGTAAAGGTAATTTCGCATTTGGTTTCATTCATTTGAGGGTATCCATGTATCTTAAGTTCACATGGTGATGTCTTGAGAACTTTTTTGTTCAGATCAATGCTATAAATGCTGCAACCGAAGCTTCCTGCCTTATTCTTAGTGTTGACGAAACAGTGAAAAACCCAAAGGTAAGGAGGCATGCAAATGTCTAGGGTCCATTATAGTAAAAAACAATGCCTTTACTCTCTTTTTTTGTTTCATGAGTGGAGTTTAGACTCATTTTCTTGTGGCAAATCCTCTTCCCTCCATAATGATATATTGTTAGGCCATCTCTTATGTTCTGTTTAATCCAATCTATCTCCTCTAAAGTTCTGAATCACTAAACAAAAAATGATCATAGAAATAGCGTAGTAGATTCGGTACTTGAAAGaacatttctttctttctttttgttctTTTGCATTTTTAGAGATTGGTTTGACTGTCAAGGAGGCAAAGGACTCCACATTGCCACTTTAAATTGCACATGTTCAAACCATAGGTTGATGAAGACCATAGCATTTCTCCTAACTTAAGGCTTTGTGACTTTGAATTATACGGTCACTAAGTTCTTATTAGATATTTTGGATGTTCCTTGCAAACAATTTGTTTTGTTTAAAGCAATTGATTCTTCACATGAACTAATTGCCATATTTCCTTTCCTCAAATTGTGGCATACTCTAGTCGGAGAGCGCACAAGGTGAGGCTGCAGCTGGTGCAATGGCTGGTCGTGGTGGAGGGGCAATGCGAGGACGTGGTGGCAGGGGCATGCGCAGGCGATGAACTGAGCCACGTTGATCCTGTAACATTATGTTTTGATCACCTTTGTCGATCAGATTCTTTTTTTGCCTCTTTGCGCGGTGCTGTTGTGTCGTACTGCACATGTaatgtgagtttatggacacGCACTTATTATTGTGTGCTTTTGGTTGGGAAGCAGTAGCAGCCTTTTTGTTTCAGAGATACACCATCCGTTTATCATTGTAGCTTTCCTGTTGTGGTATAGTAGTAGGGAGACCTGAGCCTTTGGTTACAATTTGTTTGGCCCAGATTTTAGTATATTGGCTTTGTTATTTCGGCCCGTTCGGCTtgttgaatcttggctgaaaaactctggctgaaatgttgcgagagaaaaatactgttttagctGAAAAAAAAGAAGCTAAAcagatatggggtaagccgaacggaatGATCGTTTGTGATTCTCGTGCGCTCAATCGTAAAGCATTAAACAGGTGCTTGTACGTTTGTAACCCGAGATGCTGTTTGCTCACACCAATGAGTCGCTCGAGAGCAATTTTTTCAGGAATTGGCGTGTTACAGTGCTAATGACGCCAATTCTCTGCTACTAAGGGCATATTTGATACATATGGCTATTACCAGTTGGGTAAAAATTAGGTCAAATTAGCTCTGGTTGGATAACTTGAAAACTTGTTTGAGACTTGGCTAACTAGTCCACCTATTAACCATCTTGTTTGGATAGTCCatcttgtttggatgcactaaAGCTAATTTgagctaaaattagctacttAACAATTAACCTATGATATCCAAATACTTCCTCCGTATAACAAAAAAACGACGTCCTGGCCCCTATACGCAAGATTGTAAAGAACGACGATCTGGCCCCAACGACACTAATCTGGACGCTAATGCCCCTGCCCCTTCGATGCATGCACCGCGCATTGATGACAGGACCGGTCCACGCCGCAGCCAATTCTCCACGATTCCCATCCGCGCCGTGGCCGCTAGCCTATCACCCTCGCTGCTCTCCACTCGCGTTTTATTAAGCCATCGTCGCAGTTCGCCTCGCTCGCGCTCGCTGCTCGCCTCGCCGCTCGACTCGCCATGGATCCAGCACCGCCGGACTCGACGTCGGAGGAGTTGGCGCCGGACTCCACGGCAGAAACAGTGCCATGCAAAAATCACCCATTGCCATGCAAAATGAAGCAAAACTGTGGGCGCCAGGAATCGAACTCGGCTCACCAGCCTCACACCTCGATACGCTAACTGGTTGATCTAGGAAACTTTCTCGTATGGAACGCACGCGAAGCAGTATTTAATAGGGGCAAACAGGGAAAACTCTaccctaattaatcactccttggtatGCTAAATGTTGTCATAAACGTCATTTTTTACCTATATGGAGGGAGTATGTCCTTTTTAGTGTTTGTTTTCTTATTATAGGCCATTAGCAACAGTGCCAATTACTCTACCACTTGCCTGTGCGTTGCTAAGGGAAGGTTAATTTTTTCAACGCAACAATGGTATGATAAAACAACTAGAAGGTCAAAATCAACATACAAATAATAGAACCTCCCCATCTCAGAAGTGCAGAATTTAGCCCACCTTCGCAACCAATTAAATGGCTCGCCTACAGTAAAGGTATTGGTTCGATCAATATTTAATACCTCAATCAATAaagaaccaaacaaatgacactaaAATCAAACAATTCAAGAATGACTCGAGCCAGGGTGTCACAGACTCACAGCAGCAATAAGACTCGATGTACATGATACCCACGTCATATAGATAGtgaccctgttcgcttcgctgaaaaaacaagccaaaatactgttccggctaatttgttgtgagagaaaaatactattccggctaaaaaaataagctaaaaaatacggattataagagaagcgaacatggtcGGTATATAAaaaattgtaagtgcaatcaagccctattgtaagttttggtattgatgaccaccaaattagaggacaaatgagatttatcaagatgataaGTAGGGAATTGAAGAACGAGGATGATGAACAagttgcaggtgtcctaattacaaaaggtggctagacctaactcaaaggaggtttaaattcttttatgttttgaatttaagttagggaaagccgtactattaagagggattttaggacagttggtcaactgttgaatcagatgctcaaattcacagattTACATCCTCCCACCTAGCCAAAACAGCCAGACAAATTTGATATCatattacctgttttggctagggtggcagtgccgctctgttaagagcggcagtgccgcccttaactgaccgttgggctcgggggatatttatacccttcaggcccggcccacaacggtcatcttctccactgagtcattctgctcgaaaccagacagaaccaaagctcacctctctcctccattgttgctaatccatccctcaagctaatccttgattccaactgaaagtatcaagatgcccaagaggagggatgaattgggctaattctaaattttcttgcaataatcaaatcctacggatagcccaattaaccccttgtgcctagaaaagtgtttctatcaaattaacgcacaaaagacttgcaacctatgttccaaacttactctagcatggcaattctatgaatgtaaagacaagtattgaattgctcaaagtaaatacttaaagtaaatgctcaaagtaaatagagagaggaacgcgacgatgttttaccgaggtatcagagagtcgccactccccactagtcctcgttggagcacccgcgcaagggtgtagctcccccttgatccgcacaaggatcaagtgctctctacgggttgattcttcgacactccgtcgcggcaaatcacccaaagccgctcacaacttgagttgggtcacccacaagctccgtcgggtgaacaccaagctcccaatcaccaccaagccgtctagatgatggcaatcaccaagagtaacaagtacgaactctcacttgacctcgcgaagcctaatgagacgatggatgcacacttgtctactcttgattcactaatgaggtttcactcttggattctcaaatcacaaacacctcactaggaccttgctcttcttggcactcacaaacgtgtttatcagctgttggaatgagtaaaagtaactccacacacgagtggagctctatttataaggtagcctgaaaaacgaaccgttatgagcttctgtggggtgaccggacgctccggtcgtgttgaccggatgctccggtcagttcaacccgcgaaccattaaaaatgagttgaccggacgctggcagggtccggtcagcactgatcggacgtgtccggtcgcataaGACCTttactggacccttactggactcgaccggatgctgaaccctcagggtccggtcacagattcccttctctggaaccttactggagttgaccggacgctgccttttagcgtccggtcacttaaccgatccaacgtccggtcacaccgaacactatctgcttgatcaaatgaactgaccggaccctgcggccagcgtccggtcgcaccggagcaagcgtccggtcagtttttgaccctccattcacttccaactctcgaacatatgtgaatgaagttcgctccaaaagatcatagggctgttgtggagctatctagagctagttttaacaagtgtgcaccacacctaactcactaaactcacctaggtcaagctacccatccataccccccttaatagtatggccaaaggaaaaacaaagtcctaaactactctaagtgtctctccaactccaatcgacacttaaaactagtcatccttaaccttgtcgtcaatcctttaaaaaccgaaatgatttccatcgtaggggcatgaccaactcgattgcccaatcaatctccattaccatgacctaacttaattgcctctgcaaaacacacgttagtcatagtaatactgtattgtcattaatcaccgaaaccctactaggggcctagatgctttcaatctccccgtttttagtgattgatgacaatactacctcgagtatgtgaaagagtgaggtttttgacgggcttagttcatatatgcttttgtcgataagaacaaaagtgttagtcaagcttatatgacccaagccaacacaatgtactcaacaaatatgaattaagcatgagtacgagtaacaaagctcatttgcttcgatgtataaacgcggaagcaaaggcaaatgagcataacccaagtgatatgacatttaaataatgcaaagtagaaagc is from Miscanthus floridulus cultivar M001 chromosome 7, ASM1932011v1, whole genome shotgun sequence and encodes:
- the LOC136462741 gene encoding T-complex protein 1 subunit eta codes for the protein MASMMQPQIILLKEGTDTSQGRAQVVSNINACTAVGDTVRTTLGPRGMDKLIHDDKGGVTISNDGATIMRLLDIVHPAAKILVDIAKSQDSEVGDGTTTVVLLAAEFLKEAKPYIEDGVHPHSLIRSYRTAGNMAIQRVKELAVSIEGKGLEEKKTLLAKCAATTLSSKLIGGEKEFFASMVVDAVLAIGNDDRLNLIGIKKVPGGTMRDSFLVNGVAFKKTFSYAGFEQQPKKFLNPKILLLNIELELKSEKENAEIRLSDPLQYQSIVDAEWNIIYDKLDKCVKSGAKIVLSRLAIGDLATQYFADRDIFCAGRVTEEDLQRVAAATGGTVQTSVNNVIDEVLGSCEVFEEKQVGNERFNIFSGCPSGQTATIVLRGGADQFIEEAERSLHDAIMIVRRALKNSTVVPGGGAIDMEISKYLRQHARTIAGKSQFFVNSFAKALEVIPRQLCDNAGFDATDVLNKLRQKHASGEGANYGVDINTGGIADSFANFVWEPAVVKINAINAATEASCLILSVDETVKNPKSESAQGEAAAGAMAGRGGGAMRGRGGRGMRRR